The DNA sequence AAGGCGGAGGTCGCCGACGGCAAGAACGTCGACGCCATCGCGATGGCCGAGATGATGATCACCACCCAGGAGGCGGAGATCGCCCAGATGCAGCAGATGCTGGAGGAGATTCGGCCGTGAGCGACCAACAGACCATCAGTGGCGACCAACAGACCATGGGTGGCGACCAACAATGAGTGACGACCAACCGGTGAACCGCGATCTGGTCACCAGCCAGTCCGATGCCGGAGGGCACGGCTACTCGGCGCACAAGGAGAACTACGCCAAGCGGCTGCGCCGCATCGAGGGCCAGGTGCGCGGCATCGCCCGGATGATCGACGAGGACAAGTACTGCATCGACGTCCTCACCCAGATCAGTGCGGTGAACAGCGCTCTGCAGTCGGTCGCGCTCGGCTTGCTCGATGAGCACCTGGGCCACTGTGTATCCCACGCCGTGGCCAGCGGTGGTTCCGAGGCCGACGCCAAGCTCGCCGAAGCGTCAGCGGCGATCGCCCGACTGGTGCGTTCCTGAATCGCGAGGCTGGCGAAAGCCGGCACCGCGACGAGGAAACCTAGCTCTGCGGGTCAGGCGGATCGGGGTCACCGCGCAGTAGTTCGTCGGGGTGGTGCGCGTGGTTGATCCGCTCGGGTGTGGTGCCGTCGGACCAGGCCAGGCGGCCCTCGGCGGTGACGTGGGTCGTGAGA is a window from the Mycolicibacterium poriferae genome containing:
- the ricR gene encoding copper-sensing transcriptional repressor RicR, which produces MSDDQPVNRDLVTSQSDAGGHGYSAHKENYAKRLRRIEGQVRGIARMIDEDKYCIDVLTQISAVNSALQSVALGLLDEHLGHCVSHAVASGGSEADAKLAEASAAIARLVRS